Proteins encoded in a region of the Diospyros lotus cultivar Yz01 chromosome 9, ASM1463336v1, whole genome shotgun sequence genome:
- the LOC127809279 gene encoding uncharacterized protein LOC127809279 — translation MSWNSGSRKGSGGVLVCKTCSIKHRGQCRVAQGNVCYHCGQSGHVQKDCPRRSTVALSQRIVCYRCGYPGHKSNVCTQPTSVDGSKIGGSSQMPTLRSATTRGQGATQRPSTTDRPQVVGKVFKLTTAEAKRGNETVQGSTHSFIASHVLHLVPIVSFPLSFVLSITTPSSSMLLGDVVMKDREIVVHDRVLLGDFVVLAIQDFDLLLGMDWLFRHYAKLEIVYRGVKLIVATPMISVMRAEKLIRQGSEAYLVFVTVTPMERKELVDFPIFWDFPDMFPDELPGLPPHWEIDFTIELLSDT, via the exons ATGAGTTGGAATTCAGGTTCCAGAAAGGGATCAGGAGGTGTTCTAGTGTGTAAGACTTGTAGCATAAAGCATCGGGGACAGTGCAGGGTAGCTCAGGGGAATGTGTGCTATCATTGTGGGCAGTCAGGTCATGTGCAGAAAGATTGTCCACGTAGATCTACAGTTGCATTGAGTCAGAGGATTGTTTGTTATCGTTGTGGCTACCCAGGTCACAAGTCTAATGTGTGTACCCAGCCAACATCAGTGGATGGATCAAAGATTGGAGGATCAAGTCAAATGCCAACCTTGAGATCAGCCACTACCAGGGGGCAAGGAGCAACTCAGCGACCTTCCACTACTGACAGACCTCAAGTAGTGGGTAAAGTATTTAAACTAACAACGGCAGAAGCTAAGAGAGGCAATGAGACAGTGCAAG GCTCTACGCACTCCTTCATCGCATCACATGTTTTGCATCTAGTCCCTATTGTTAGTTTCCCTCTATCATTTGTTTTGTCTATCACAACACCAAGCAGTAGTATGTTACTAGGGGATGTAGTGATGAAAGACCGTGAGATTGTGGTTCATGATCGAGTATTGCTAGGGGATTTTGTGGTGCTAGCTATTCAAGATTTTGATCTTTTGTTAGGCATGGACTGGCTATTTCGCCATTATGCTAAG TTAGAGATTGTATACAGGGGAGTTAAGCTGATTGTGGCAACGCCGATGATCTCAGTGATGCGAGCAGAGAAGCTAATTCGACAAGGGAGTGAGGCATACTTAGTTTTTGTGACAGTTACTCCTATGGAGAGGAAGGAGTTGGTTGActttcctattttttgggatttcCCTGACATGTTTCCTGATGAATTACCTGGTTTGCCACCTCACTGGGAGATTGATTTTACTATTGAGTTGTTGTCAGACACGTAG
- the LOC127810420 gene encoding pentatricopeptide repeat-containing protein At4g33990 yields MQSTKLSSIASTMRSFIRRYSYGPASVPTPTPLLISYLETSFSASVYSRNRAIDKEIKSGSLNSAQKLFDEMPIRDVVTWNLLVSGFGRYGHAERALWHYSQMVSSGIRESASTFSSVLSICSDSGFYEEGMQVHCRVIVLGFSMNVFIGSSLVDLYTQMGFVVIALKLFNDLPHRNLAAWNLVLRGLCELGRSDKLLGYYGDMKLDSVEPNGLTFCYLIRGCVNERLLDEGKKFHCCALKLGWLKSNLFVLNALVDFYSACGCLDGARKSFDVIPAEDVISWNSIVSVYAENLFPLYALEMYTRMQLWGKRPSVRSFLGFLGLSSRTQNLILGRQIHGCILKLGFNCGSVHIQSALIYMYGKCGEIDSSVSVFEGIPERSHECCNSLMTSLLHCGIIDDVVEMFGLMHDEGIEFDEVSLSTTLKALSVSTSGSLFNCTSLHCCAIKSGFESDIAVSCSLIDAYSKSGHFRLSQRIFEKLSSPNVICFTSIINGYAWNGMGRECLQMLDTMIQKGLKPDKVTFLSVLTGCNHSGLFEEGKLVFDSMKFVYGIDPEQQHYSCLVDLLGRAGLLDEAEELLEQAPTKCDSAMWSSLLRSCRDHKNEKVGRKAATILMELEPDNYATWIHASKFYSEIGDFETSLQIRELAMFRKMRKEIGCSLIEAVQLCPG; encoded by the exons ATGCAAAGCACGAAATTGTCCTCCATTGCTTCTACCATGAGAAGCTTCATACGCAGGTACAGTTACGGACCCGCATCAGTGCCAACCCCTACTCCGTTGTTGATCTCGTACTTAGAAACTAGCTTTTCTGCCAGTGTCTATTCACGTAACAGAGCCATAGACAAGGAAATCAAATCTGGGTCTTTGAACTCTGCCCAAAAACTGTTCGACGAAATGCCTATTCGAGATGTTGTTACGTGGAACTTGCTGGTTTCGGGTTTCGGGCGGTATGGACACGCAGAGCGAGCTCTGTGGCATTATAGTCAAATGGTTTCCAGTGGAATTAGAGAAAGTGCATCCACTTTCTCATCGGTTTTGAGTATTTGTAGCGACTCGGGGTTTTATGAAGAAGGCATGCAAGTTCACTGCAGGGTGATTGTTTTGGGGTTCAGTATGAATGTTTTTATTGGAAGTTCGCTTGTTGATCTTTATACGCAGATGGGTTTCGTTGTTATTGCTTTGAAGTTGTTCAATGATTTGCCACATCGAAATTTAGCTGCATGGAATTTGGTTTTACGTGGATTATGTGAACTGGGTCGATCAGATAAGTTGTTAGGTTATTATGGCGATATGAAACTGGACAGTGTTGAGCCTAACGGACTTACTTTTTGCTATTTGATTCGTGGTTGTGTTAATGAAAGGCTTTTGGATGAAGGAAAGAAGTTCCATTGCTGTGCTCTGAAACTTGGATGGTTAAAATCGAATTTGTTTGTTCTGAATGCTTTGGTGGATTTTTACTCTGCTTGTGGATGCTTAGATGGTGCAAGGAAATCGTTTGATGTAATTCCAGCTGAGGATGTGATATCATGGAACTCAATTGTTTCAGTTTATGCTGAAAATCTTTTTCCTCTTTATGCTCTTGAAATGTACACTAGGATGCAGTTGTGGGGGAAAAGGCCATCAGTTCGTTCATTTTTGGGATTCCTGGGTTTATCTAGTCGGACTCAGAATCTAATTCTCGGTAGGCAAATTCATGGTTGTATTCtgaaattaggatttaattGTGGAAGCGTTCACATTCAATCTgctttaatttatatgtatggGAAATGTGGTGAGATCGACAGTTCGGTATCAGTTTTTGAGGGTATTCCTGAGAGAAGCCATGAGTGTTGCAACTCACTAATGACATCTTTATTGCACTGTGGTATCATTGATGACGTGGTGGAGATGTTTGGTTTGATGCATGATGAAGGTATTGAGTTTGACGAAGTAAGCCTGTCTACGACACTGAAAGCCTTATCAGTGTCTACTTCTGGTAGCTTGTTTAACTGCACATCATTGCACTGTTGTGCAATAAAATCCGGTTTTGAATCTGATATTGCAGTCTCTTGTTCGCTGATTGATGCATATTCTAAGTCTGGCCATTTTAGACTTTCTCAACGGATATTTGAGAAACTTTCTTCGCCAAATGTCATCTGCTTCACATCGATCATTAATGGATATGCCTGGAATGGAATGGGAAGAGAATGTCTCCAGATGCTTGACACAATGATACAAAAGGGTTTGAAACCGGATAAAGTGACATTTCTGTCTGTTTTAACTGGATGCAATCATTCAGGGCTTTTTGAAGAGGGAAAGCTGGTGTTTGATTCTATGAAATTTGTCTATGGGATAGACCCTGAACAGCAGCATTATTCATGTTTGGTTGATCTGCTTGGTCGTGCTGGCTTACTGGATGAAGCAGAAGAGTTACTGGAACAAGCGCCAACTAAATGTGATTCTGCAATGTGGAGTTCCTTACTGCGAAGTTGTAGGGAccacaaaaatgaaaaagtggGACGGAAAGCTGCAACTATCTTGATGGAGCTTGAACCAGACAATTATGCTACTTGGATTCACGCCTCAAAATTTTATTCTGAAATTGGAGATTTTGAAACCTCACTGCAAATTAGAGAGCTTGCAATGTTCAGGAAGATGAGGAAGGAGATTGGTTGCAGTTTGATTGAG GCAGTTCAATTGTGCCCAGGCTGA